A window of the Streptomyces sp. NBC_00454 genome harbors these coding sequences:
- the bcp gene encoding thioredoxin-dependent thiol peroxidase, whose translation MSERLEPGDIAPAFTLPDADGNEVSLADHKGRKVIVYFYPAALTPGCTKQACDFTDNLAVLATAGYDVIGVSPDKPEKLAKFREQEHLKVTLVGDPSKEILTAYGAFGEKKLYGKTVTGVIRSTVVVDEEGKIEHAFYNVKATGHVAKIIKDLGI comes from the coding sequence ATGAGCGAGCGACTTGAGCCGGGCGACATCGCCCCCGCCTTCACCCTGCCCGACGCGGACGGCAACGAGGTCTCGCTCGCCGACCACAAGGGCCGCAAGGTCATCGTGTACTTCTACCCCGCCGCGCTGACGCCGGGGTGCACGAAGCAGGCCTGCGACTTCACGGACAACCTGGCGGTGCTGGCCACGGCCGGCTACGACGTCATCGGCGTCTCCCCGGACAAGCCGGAGAAGCTGGCGAAGTTCCGCGAGCAGGAGCACCTGAAGGTCACCCTGGTCGGCGACCCCTCGAAGGAGATCCTGACGGCCTACGGGGCGTTCGGCGAGAAGAAGCTGTACGGCAAGACGGTCACCGGAGTCATCCGCTCCACGGTCGTCGTCGACGAGGAGGGCAAGATCGAGCACGCCTTCTACAACGTCAAGGCCACGGGCCACGTAGCCAAGATCATCAAGGACCTGGGCATCTGA
- a CDS encoding multidrug efflux SMR transporter, with protein sequence MAWVLLLVAGLLEVGWSIGMKFTEGFTRLWPSVFTGAGIVASMVLLSYAAKTLPIGTAYGVWVGIGAAGAAVLGMAVLGEPVTAARIFFICLLLVAVVGLKATSGH encoded by the coding sequence ATGGCCTGGGTTCTGCTTCTCGTCGCCGGTCTGCTCGAAGTCGGCTGGTCGATCGGTATGAAGTTCACCGAAGGATTCACCCGTCTGTGGCCGAGCGTCTTCACGGGCGCCGGCATCGTGGCGAGCATGGTGCTGCTGTCGTACGCGGCCAAGACCCTGCCCATCGGTACGGCGTACGGGGTGTGGGTCGGCATCGGCGCGGCCGGGGCCGCGGTGCTCGGTATGGCGGTGCTGGGGGAGCCCGTGACCGCCGCCCGGATCTTCTTCATCTGTCTGCTGCTGGTCGCCGTGGTGGGGCTGAAGGCGACCTCCGGTCACTGA
- a CDS encoding PTS transporter subunit EIIC, translating to MSTATAAESKKGAGVMAVMQRIGRSLMLPVAVLPAGALLLRLGAGDMLGKDTFPAFVNKIAGYMAAGGGAILDNMALLFAVGIAIGFAKKSDGSTALAAVTGYLVFQKVLATFTDSNLPKVEKVVDHKVALVDATVNAGVLGGVVMGVITALLYQKFYRTKLPDWAGFFGGRRLVPILSAFAGLVAGIVFGLIWPVLGTGLHNFGEWLTGSGAVGAGIFGVANRALIPIGMHHLLNSFPWFQAGSFDTPTGAVHGDISRFLAGDPTAGQFMTGFFPIMMFALPAACLAIVHCARPERRKVVGGMMFSLALTAFVTGVTEPIEFTFMFIAPVLYAIHAVLTGVSLALTWALGMRDGFGFSAGAVDFVLNLGIANNPWGLAGIGLCFAVVYYFVFRFAITKWNLPTPGRESDEELAELLKAEAK from the coding sequence ATGTCCACAGCTACCGCTGCGGAAAGCAAGAAGGGCGCTGGCGTGATGGCCGTCATGCAGCGCATCGGCCGGAGCCTCATGCTCCCCGTCGCGGTGCTGCCGGCCGGCGCACTCCTGCTGCGCCTGGGCGCGGGCGACATGCTCGGGAAGGACACCTTCCCGGCCTTCGTGAACAAGATCGCCGGCTACATGGCCGCCGGTGGTGGCGCGATCCTCGACAACATGGCGCTGCTGTTCGCCGTCGGCATCGCGATCGGCTTCGCCAAGAAGTCGGACGGTTCGACCGCCCTCGCGGCCGTCACCGGTTACCTGGTCTTCCAGAAGGTGCTCGCCACCTTCACCGACAGCAACCTGCCGAAGGTCGAGAAGGTCGTCGACCACAAGGTCGCCCTGGTCGACGCGACCGTCAACGCCGGTGTGCTCGGCGGCGTCGTGATGGGTGTCATCACCGCCCTGCTGTACCAGAAGTTCTACCGGACCAAGCTGCCCGACTGGGCGGGCTTCTTCGGTGGCCGCCGCCTGGTCCCGATCCTCTCCGCCTTCGCGGGTCTGGTCGCCGGCATCGTCTTCGGTCTCATCTGGCCGGTCCTCGGCACCGGTCTGCACAACTTCGGTGAGTGGCTGACCGGATCCGGCGCCGTCGGCGCGGGCATCTTCGGTGTCGCCAACCGCGCACTGATCCCGATCGGCATGCACCACCTGCTGAACTCCTTCCCGTGGTTCCAGGCCGGCTCCTTCGACACCCCGACCGGCGCCGTCCACGGCGACATCAGCCGCTTCCTCGCGGGTGACCCCACCGCCGGACAGTTCATGACCGGCTTCTTCCCGATCATGATGTTCGCCCTCCCGGCGGCCTGCCTCGCGATCGTCCACTGCGCCCGCCCCGAGCGCCGCAAGGTCGTCGGCGGCATGATGTTCTCCCTCGCGCTCACCGCCTTCGTGACCGGCGTGACCGAGCCCATCGAGTTCACCTTCATGTTCATCGCCCCGGTCCTCTACGCGATCCACGCGGTCCTGACCGGTGTCTCCCTGGCGCTCACCTGGGCCCTGGGCATGCGGGACGGCTTCGGCTTCTCCGCCGGTGCGGTCGACTTCGTGCTCAACCTCGGCATCGCGAACAACCCGTGGGGCCTGGCCGGCATCGGCCTCTGCTTCGCGGTCGTCTACTACTTCGTCTTCCGCTTCGCCATCACCAAGTGGAACCTGCCGACGCCGGGCCGCGAGTCCGACGAGGAGCTCGCCGAGCTGCTCAAGGCGGAGGCCAAGTAG
- a CDS encoding transglycosylase domain-containing protein, whose protein sequence is MSDPSPPPGWTPRDPDTPEEPQATGAGAASPPGPEMTAKEAKKAAKDRAKAEAAAAKQGKRTKRKRTGWRRLFPTWRMVLGGFLLLALLCGGALVAGYLLVDIPPANAAATAQSNVYLYADGSQLARDGEVNRVNVPLSQIPRSVQEAALAAEDRDFYAERAVDPAAMLRAAWNTATGKGTQSGSTITQQYVKNYYLGQEQTIKRKVKEFFIAIKLGREKSKDYILEGYLNTSYFGRNAYGIQAASQAYYGKDVNKLTTAEGAYLATLLNSPSAFDVVAHPQGRPRALARWNYVLDGMVKKGWLTAAERATTQFPEPGKVRPAAGLSGQRGYLVEAIKDYILENKILDDKTLAEGGYRITTTIDKRRQTAVVDAVNDKMVSKLEPEQRKADRLVRTGAVSIDPATGKVVAMYGGIDYTKQFVNNATRHDYQVASTFKPFVFASAVQNNSRTQDGRTITPYTIYNGDNKRRVVGTRIPYAPENEGQVSYGNITVNTATDLSVNAVFAQMVVDVGTDKVKQTAIALGIPENTPNFDAGPAMALGTMQASVLDMTQAYATLADHGRHTPHTFVEKITKAGDTVPLPHRNPTQAVSREAADTTTSMLVSVVDNGTGTAALAAGHPAAGKTGTGELDRSAWFAAYTPDLVTVVSMMGQDPDTGTLESLYGALGEARIGGGGYPARIWAQYTKTALSDSDPLDFDLELMQGANQPPPPSPVNPNPNQSQEETPDERPSGPPVRPSRTPSTGGQTNGGQTNGGQTNGGQTTGGQTNGGQTTGGQTTGGQTTGGQTTGGQTTGGQTDGGATAGDQGVTTGGLRRPPADLLE, encoded by the coding sequence ATGAGCGACCCGTCACCACCGCCCGGCTGGACCCCTCGCGATCCGGACACCCCCGAGGAACCGCAGGCCACCGGTGCGGGCGCGGCCTCACCCCCCGGACCTGAAATGACCGCCAAGGAAGCCAAGAAGGCGGCGAAGGACCGGGCCAAGGCGGAAGCGGCCGCGGCGAAGCAGGGCAAGCGGACCAAGCGCAAGCGCACCGGCTGGCGCCGCCTCTTCCCGACCTGGCGCATGGTGCTGGGCGGCTTCCTGCTGCTCGCCCTGCTGTGCGGCGGCGCCCTCGTGGCCGGCTACCTGCTGGTCGACATCCCGCCCGCCAACGCGGCGGCCACCGCCCAGTCCAACGTCTACCTCTACGCCGACGGTTCCCAACTCGCCCGCGACGGCGAGGTCAACCGCGTCAACGTGCCGCTCTCGCAGATCCCCCGGTCCGTCCAGGAAGCCGCACTGGCCGCCGAGGACCGCGACTTCTACGCCGAACGGGCAGTGGACCCGGCCGCGATGCTCCGCGCCGCCTGGAACACGGCGACCGGCAAGGGCACCCAGTCCGGTTCCACCATCACCCAGCAGTACGTCAAGAACTACTACCTGGGCCAGGAACAGACCATCAAGCGCAAGGTGAAGGAGTTCTTCATCGCGATCAAACTCGGTCGCGAGAAGTCGAAGGACTACATCCTCGAGGGGTACCTGAACACCAGTTACTTCGGCCGCAACGCCTACGGCATCCAGGCCGCCTCCCAGGCCTACTACGGCAAGGACGTCAACAAACTCACCACCGCCGAGGGCGCCTACCTCGCCACCCTCCTCAACTCCCCCAGCGCCTTCGACGTCGTCGCCCACCCCCAGGGCCGCCCGCGCGCCCTCGCCCGCTGGAACTACGTACTCGACGGCATGGTCAAGAAGGGCTGGCTGACGGCCGCCGAACGCGCGACCACCCAATTCCCCGAGCCCGGCAAGGTCCGCCCGGCCGCAGGCCTCTCCGGACAGCGCGGCTACCTCGTCGAAGCCATCAAGGACTACATCCTCGAGAACAAGATCCTCGACGACAAAACCCTCGCCGAGGGCGGCTACCGCATCACCACCACCATCGACAAGCGCCGCCAGACCGCCGTCGTCGACGCCGTCAACGACAAGATGGTCAGCAAACTCGAACCCGAGCAGCGCAAGGCCGACCGCCTGGTGCGCACCGGCGCCGTCTCCATCGACCCGGCCACCGGCAAGGTCGTCGCCATGTACGGGGGCATCGACTACACCAAGCAGTTCGTCAACAACGCCACCCGGCACGACTACCAAGTGGCCTCCACCTTCAAGCCGTTCGTCTTCGCCTCCGCCGTGCAGAACAACTCCCGCACCCAGGACGGCCGCACGATCACCCCGTACACGATCTACAACGGCGACAACAAGCGGCGCGTCGTCGGCACCCGGATCCCATACGCCCCGGAGAACGAGGGGCAGGTCAGCTACGGCAACATCACCGTGAACACCGCCACCGACCTCTCCGTCAACGCCGTCTTCGCCCAGATGGTCGTCGACGTGGGCACCGACAAGGTCAAGCAGACCGCCATCGCCCTCGGCATCCCCGAGAACACCCCGAACTTCGACGCGGGTCCGGCCATGGCGCTCGGCACCATGCAGGCCAGCGTCCTGGACATGACCCAGGCCTACGCGACCCTCGCCGACCACGGCCGCCACACCCCGCACACCTTCGTGGAGAAGATCACCAAGGCGGGGGACACCGTCCCGCTCCCGCACCGCAACCCGACCCAGGCCGTCAGCCGCGAAGCCGCCGACACGACCACGTCCATGCTGGTCAGCGTGGTGGACAACGGCACCGGCACGGCCGCCCTCGCCGCCGGCCACCCCGCCGCGGGCAAGACCGGGACCGGCGAACTGGACCGCTCGGCCTGGTTCGCCGCGTACACCCCGGACCTGGTCACCGTCGTCTCGATGATGGGCCAGGACCCCGACACCGGCACCCTGGAATCCCTCTACGGGGCCCTGGGCGAGGCCCGCATCGGAGGCGGCGGCTACCCGGCCCGGATCTGGGCGCAGTACACGAAGACGGCCCTGTCGGACAGCGACCCCCTGGACTTCGACCTGGAGCTCATGCAGGGCGCCAACCAGCCCCCGCCGCCCTCGCCCGTGAACCCGAATCCGAACCAGTCGCAAGAGGAAACCCCGGACGAACGCCCCTCGGGCCCGCCGGTCCGGCCTTCCCGGACCCCGTCGACGGGCGGCCAGACCAACGGGGGCCAGACGAACGGCGGTCAAACGAACGGCGGTCAGACCACCGGGGGCCAGACGAACGGGGGCCAGACCACCGGCGGCCAGACCACCGGCGGCCAAACGACGGGCGGACAGACCACCGGGGGCCAGACCACGGGCGGCCAGACGGACGGCGGCGCCACGGCCGGCGACCAGGGCGTCACCACCGGAGGCCTGCGCCGCCCACCGGCGGACCTCCTGGAATAA
- a CDS encoding DUF3618 domain-containing protein — translation MPEARTPAQIEADIVRRREQLAETLDEIGVRMHPKTIIGDAKAKAVGVVDHTVGRAVATVNRLVTDARDGLRHEDGAPRVERIVPVALLAVGVVGLLVLSARRKR, via the coding sequence GTGCCCGAAGCCAGGACCCCCGCACAGATCGAGGCGGACATCGTCCGCCGCCGCGAGCAGCTCGCCGAGACGCTCGACGAGATCGGTGTGCGCATGCATCCCAAGACGATCATCGGGGACGCGAAGGCCAAGGCCGTCGGCGTGGTGGACCACACCGTCGGGCGTGCCGTGGCGACGGTGAACCGTCTCGTCACCGACGCCCGCGACGGGCTGCGCCACGAGGACGGCGCCCCGCGCGTCGAGCGGATCGTCCCGGTCGCGCTGCTCGCGGTCGGTGTGGTGGGGCTGCTCGTGCTGTCGGCGCGCCGCAAGCGCTGA
- a CDS encoding HNH endonuclease signature motif containing protein, with translation MPISPYTRERLAEAAEGSRTLSEALVKLGVNPKSPTRRYLHDRMRKLGVDVSHFETEGTKWTRRVLQEAVSASTNMCEVLRHLGLENVGGHHTHISRKVRAMAIDTSHFTALSGPGRYHARRTPESLLVEQAPEGVRRVPGERLKRAMTALGAEERCAQCGTEPVWLGEPLPLEVDHINGDWRDNRPENLQLLCPNCHSTTDTYRGRGKRRRA, from the coding sequence ATGCCGATCAGCCCGTACACGAGGGAACGCCTCGCGGAGGCGGCGGAGGGGTCGCGGACGCTGTCCGAGGCGCTGGTGAAGCTGGGAGTAAACCCGAAGAGTCCGACGAGGCGGTACCTGCACGACCGCATGCGGAAGCTGGGCGTGGACGTCTCGCACTTCGAGACTGAGGGCACGAAGTGGACGCGAAGGGTGCTGCAAGAGGCGGTATCCGCATCGACGAACATGTGCGAGGTGCTGCGGCACCTGGGCCTGGAGAACGTCGGCGGCCACCACACGCACATCAGCCGCAAGGTAAGGGCCATGGCGATAGACACCTCGCACTTCACCGCGCTCTCCGGGCCAGGTCGATACCACGCCCGCCGGACTCCGGAGTCGCTACTCGTAGAACAGGCACCCGAGGGGGTGCGCCGGGTGCCTGGTGAACGCCTCAAGCGCGCCATGACCGCACTGGGCGCGGAAGAACGCTGCGCGCAGTGCGGCACCGAGCCTGTATGGCTGGGCGAGCCGCTCCCGCTGGAGGTCGACCACATCAACGGCGACTGGCGCGACAACCGACCCGAGAACCTTCAGCTCCTCTGTCCCAACTGCCACTCCACGACGGACACGTACCGAGGCCGAGGCAAGAGGCGGCGGGCATGA
- a CDS encoding HNH endonuclease, which produces MSNRRIDRPPQDELRRAIAESVSIAETLRRLDMPDNSGKRVQLRRWIADEGHDTSHFLGQAHQRGKPGTTPLRPAENILVKHDGERRTKTALLRRALRDVDVPELCDRCRTPPEWHGLPMTLEIDHINGDWRDDRRENLRLLCPNCHAVTATWCRGGRRRNDVARRTSAVVD; this is translated from the coding sequence ATGAGCAACAGGCGTATCGACCGGCCACCCCAGGACGAACTCAGGCGAGCGATAGCCGAGTCGGTCAGCATCGCCGAAACCCTGCGACGCCTGGACATGCCCGACAACAGCGGCAAGCGCGTGCAATTACGCCGCTGGATCGCCGACGAAGGACACGACACATCACATTTCCTGGGGCAGGCACACCAGCGCGGGAAGCCAGGAACCACGCCCCTCAGGCCCGCGGAAAACATCCTCGTCAAACACGATGGGGAGCGACGGACCAAAACCGCGCTTCTGCGTCGCGCACTGCGCGATGTCGACGTTCCCGAGCTCTGCGACCGGTGCCGCACACCTCCCGAATGGCACGGACTCCCCATGACCCTCGAGATCGACCACATCAACGGCGACTGGCGCGACGATCGCCGCGAGAACCTGCGGCTGCTATGCCCCAACTGCCACGCCGTCACTGCCACATGGTGCCGGGGAGGTCGCCGCCGCAATGATGTCGCCCGTCGGACCTCGGCAGTCGTAGACTAG
- a CDS encoding PTS transporter subunit EIIC, which yields MSASSAAAVPQQKWWNGLFQGLQKMGRSLQLPIAVLPAAGILNRLGQDDVFGKDGLGWTDVAKVMAAAGGALLNADIGLPLLFCIGVAIGLAKKADGSTALAAVVGFLVYRSVLHAFPKSCPEGTKDIKGACLGAGDALVQYTYQNPGVFGGIVMGWLAAWFWVRFHRVKLVDWLGFFNGRRLVPIIMTFVAIVFAVLCLWIWPPIGDALESFSDWLVGLGSVGAGIFGLANRALLVIGLHQFLNVPVWFQFGSYTKPDGQTVHGDIPMFLAGDPNAGQFLSGFFPIMMFALPAAALAITHCAKPARRKEVGGLMLSVGLTSFITGITEPLEYSFLFLAPALYAVHAVMTGVSMAVTWALGVKDGFTFSAGLIDYVINWGLATKPWMIIPIGLCFAVVYYAIFRFAITKWDIKTPGRESDEEIAAMEAENTKA from the coding sequence ATGAGCGCGAGCAGCGCCGCAGCAGTGCCACAGCAGAAGTGGTGGAACGGCTTGTTCCAAGGGCTGCAGAAGATGGGCCGGAGCCTCCAGCTGCCGATCGCCGTACTGCCCGCGGCCGGCATCTTGAACCGGCTGGGCCAGGACGACGTGTTCGGCAAGGACGGCCTGGGCTGGACGGACGTCGCCAAGGTCATGGCGGCCGCGGGCGGAGCCCTGCTCAATGCCGACATCGGCCTTCCGCTGCTCTTCTGCATCGGCGTCGCGATCGGCCTGGCCAAGAAGGCGGACGGCTCGACCGCCCTCGCGGCGGTGGTCGGCTTCCTCGTCTACCGGAGCGTGCTGCACGCCTTCCCCAAGTCCTGCCCGGAGGGCACCAAGGACATCAAGGGCGCCTGCCTGGGGGCGGGCGACGCCCTCGTCCAGTACACCTACCAGAACCCGGGAGTGTTCGGCGGCATCGTCATGGGCTGGCTGGCCGCCTGGTTCTGGGTGCGCTTCCACCGGGTCAAGCTGGTCGACTGGCTCGGCTTCTTCAACGGCCGCCGCCTGGTCCCGATCATCATGACCTTCGTGGCGATCGTGTTCGCCGTGCTCTGCCTGTGGATCTGGCCGCCGATCGGCGACGCGCTGGAGAGCTTCTCGGACTGGCTGGTGGGCCTGGGCTCGGTGGGCGCCGGCATCTTCGGCCTCGCGAACCGCGCCCTGCTGGTGATCGGCCTGCACCAGTTCCTGAACGTGCCGGTGTGGTTCCAGTTCGGCAGCTACACCAAGCCGGACGGGCAGACCGTGCACGGTGACATCCCGATGTTCCTGGCGGGCGACCCGAACGCCGGTCAGTTCCTCTCCGGCTTCTTCCCGATCATGATGTTCGCCCTGCCGGCGGCGGCGCTGGCGATCACGCACTGCGCGAAGCCGGCGCGGCGCAAGGAGGTCGGCGGCCTGATGCTGTCGGTCGGCCTGACCTCCTTCATCACCGGCATCACCGAGCCGCTGGAGTACTCCTTCCTCTTCCTGGCGCCGGCGCTGTACGCGGTGCACGCGGTGATGACGGGCGTGTCGATGGCGGTGACCTGGGCGTTGGGAGTGAAGGACGGCTTCACCTTCTCCGCGGGCCTGATCGACTACGTCATCAACTGGGGGCTGGCGACGAAGCCCTGGATGATCATTCCGATCGGGCTCTGCTTCGCGGTCGTCTACTACGCGATCTTCCGCTTCGCGATCACCAAGTGGGACATCAAGACTCCCGGCCGGGAGTCGGACGAGGAGATCGCGGCGATGGAAGCGGAGAACACCAAGGCGTGA
- a CDS encoding glucose PTS transporter subunit EIIB, giving the protein MGYRDKADPRWQVSRTIRRPTGNGGRRDSFFVKLREKHMATKAEKIVAGLGGIENIEEVEGCITRLRTEVIDPSKVDEAALKAAGAHGVVKMGTAIQVVIGTDADPIAADIEDMM; this is encoded by the coding sequence GTGGGCTACCGTGACAAAGCGGACCCACGCTGGCAGGTCAGCCGCACCATTCGCCGGCCCACAGGCAACGGTGGCCGCCGAGACTCGTTCTTCGTAAAACTCAGGGAGAAACACATGGCCACCAAGGCTGAGAAGATCGTCGCCGGGCTCGGCGGTATCGAGAACATCGAAGAGGTCGAGGGCTGCATCACCCGCCTGCGCACCGAGGTCATCGACCCGAGCAAGGTCGACGAGGCCGCGCTGAAGGCCGCCGGCGCCCACGGCGTCGTCAAGATGGGCACCGCGATCCAGGTCGTCATCGGCACCGACGCCGACCCGATCGCCGCCGACATCGAAGACATGATGTGA
- a CDS encoding co-chaperone GroES, producing the protein MSENTTTHDKLPIRMLHDRVLVKSDSPEGERRSGGGILIPATAAVGKRLAWAVVVAIGQNVRSVEPGDRVLYDPEDRAEVEVRGATYVLMRERDLHAVAAERLEGSEDSTGLYL; encoded by the coding sequence GTGAGCGAGAACACCACCACCCACGACAAGCTGCCCATCCGCATGCTCCACGACCGCGTGCTCGTGAAGTCCGACTCGCCCGAGGGCGAGCGGCGCTCCGGCGGCGGCATCCTGATCCCCGCGACGGCCGCGGTGGGCAAGCGGCTGGCCTGGGCGGTCGTGGTCGCCATCGGGCAGAACGTACGGTCCGTCGAGCCGGGGGACCGGGTGCTCTACGACCCGGAGGACCGGGCCGAGGTGGAGGTGCGCGGGGCGACGTACGTGCTGATGCGCGAGCGGGACCTGCACGCAGTGGCCGCCGAGCGGCTGGAGGGGTCGGAGGACTCCACGGGGCTGTACCTCTAG
- the rph gene encoding ribonuclease PH, with amino-acid sequence MSRIDGRTPDQLRPVTIERGWSKHAEGSVLVSFGDTKVFCTASFTEGVPRWRKGSGEGWVTSEYSMLPRATNTRGDRESVRGKIGGRTHEISRLIGRSLRAVIDYKALGENTIVLDCDVLQADGGTRTAAITGAYVALADAISWGQGKKLIKAGRKPLTGTVAAVSVGIVDGEPLLDLCYEEDVRAETDMNVVCTGDGRFVEVQGTAEAEPFDRKELNALLDLAAGGCVDLQALQLSALELTL; translated from the coding sequence ATGTCTCGTATCGACGGCCGTACGCCCGATCAGCTCCGCCCGGTCACCATCGAACGCGGATGGAGCAAGCACGCAGAGGGCTCCGTCCTCGTCTCCTTCGGCGACACCAAGGTCTTCTGCACCGCCTCCTTCACCGAAGGCGTCCCGCGCTGGCGCAAGGGCAGCGGCGAAGGCTGGGTCACCTCCGAGTACTCGATGCTTCCCCGCGCCACCAACACGCGCGGCGACCGCGAATCCGTCCGCGGCAAGATCGGCGGCCGCACCCACGAGATCTCCCGCCTGATCGGCCGTTCGCTGCGCGCCGTCATCGACTACAAGGCGCTGGGCGAGAACACCATCGTCCTGGACTGCGACGTCCTCCAGGCCGACGGCGGCACCCGTACCGCCGCCATCACCGGGGCCTACGTGGCCCTGGCCGACGCGATCTCCTGGGGCCAGGGCAAGAAGCTCATCAAGGCCGGCCGCAAGCCCCTGACCGGCACCGTCGCCGCCGTCAGCGTGGGCATCGTCGACGGCGAACCGCTCCTCGACCTCTGCTACGAGGAGGACGTGCGGGCCGAGACCGACATGAACGTGGTCTGCACCGGCGACGGCCGCTTCGTCGAGGTCCAGGGCACGGCCGAGGCCGAGCCCTTCGACCGCAAGGAACTCAACGCCCTCCTCGACCTGGCCGCCGGCGGCTGCGTCGACCTCCAGGCCCTGCAGCTGAGCGCCCTGGAACTCACGCTCTAG
- the rdgB gene encoding RdgB/HAM1 family non-canonical purine NTP pyrophosphatase, protein MTSTPTPTSTPRLILATRNAGKITELRAILAAAGLPHELVGADAYPQIPDVKETGVTFAENALLKAHALAQATGLPAVADDSGLCVDVLNGAPGIFSARWAGAHGDDAANLALLLAQLGDIDDAHRGAHFFCAAALALPDGTERVVEGRLLGTLRHTPSGTGGFGYDPILQPLNDTRTCAELTPAEKNAISHRGQAFRALVPAVRELLG, encoded by the coding sequence ATGACCTCGACGCCCACCCCCACGTCCACCCCTCGCCTGATCCTCGCCACGCGCAACGCGGGCAAGATCACCGAGCTCCGTGCCATCCTCGCCGCCGCAGGCCTGCCGCACGAGCTGGTCGGGGCGGACGCGTACCCGCAGATCCCGGACGTCAAGGAAACCGGCGTCACCTTCGCCGAGAACGCCCTCCTCAAGGCCCACGCCCTGGCCCAGGCCACCGGCCTGCCGGCGGTCGCCGACGACTCCGGCCTCTGCGTGGACGTCCTGAACGGCGCCCCCGGTATCTTCTCGGCCCGCTGGGCCGGCGCCCACGGCGACGACGCGGCGAACCTCGCGCTCCTGCTGGCCCAGCTCGGGGACATCGACGACGCCCACCGCGGCGCCCATTTCTTCTGCGCGGCCGCCCTCGCCCTCCCGGACGGCACGGAACGCGTGGTCGAAGGCCGCCTCCTCGGCACCCTGCGCCACACCCCGTCGGGCACGGGCGGCTTCGGCTACGACCCGATCCTTCAGCCCCTGAACGACACCCGCACCTGCGCGGAGCTCACCCCGGCGGAGAAGAACGCCATCTCCCACCGAGGCCAAGCCTTCCGAGCCCTGGTCCCGGCGGTCCGTGAGCTGCTGGGCTGA